Proteins co-encoded in one Bacillus infantis NRRL B-14911 genomic window:
- a CDS encoding TPM domain-containing protein: protein MIRHRAFPFVLALLLLFISAGAAHAEENGIPAPSGDIYVQDFADVLSLEQENEIRALGRSLEDRTTAQVAVLTVETTGGRPIEEYANQAFRQYAIGSAEENNGVLLVLAMKDKKARIEVGYGLEGRIPDGKAGRILDEMTIPLLQAGQPGQAVLDTYKTLAGEAAAEYGQGQGTAQPAGEQGTGIPSWLLFIIIVGVIVLDFMFFGGTLTYILLSVISRGGGRGGGGGPRGGGGGSSGGGGASRGW, encoded by the coding sequence ATGATTCGGCATCGGGCATTCCCTTTTGTTCTGGCCCTTCTCCTGCTGTTCATCTCTGCAGGCGCAGCACACGCTGAAGAAAACGGAATTCCCGCCCCGTCCGGGGATATATATGTCCAGGATTTTGCAGATGTCCTAAGCCTGGAGCAGGAAAATGAAATACGGGCCCTCGGGCGCTCTCTTGAAGACCGGACCACTGCCCAGGTAGCAGTCCTGACAGTGGAAACAACCGGGGGAAGGCCAATTGAGGAATACGCGAACCAGGCATTCCGGCAATATGCAATCGGCAGTGCCGAAGAAAACAATGGCGTCCTGCTTGTTCTTGCCATGAAGGACAAAAAAGCCCGGATTGAAGTCGGCTATGGGCTGGAGGGCCGGATACCTGACGGCAAAGCCGGAAGGATACTGGATGAAATGACGATTCCGCTGCTCCAGGCCGGACAGCCGGGGCAGGCTGTCCTTGACACCTATAAAACACTTGCCGGCGAAGCCGCAGCGGAGTATGGCCAGGGCCAGGGTACAGCACAGCCTGCAGGAGAGCAGGGCACAGGCATTCCTTCCTGGCTATTATTTATTATTATCGTCGGGGTCATTGTGCTGGATTTCATGTTCTTTGGCGGTACACTGACCTATATTCTTCTTTCTGTCATTTCGCGGGGCGGAGGAAGAGGCGGCGGAGGCGGACCACGTGGCGGCGGGGGAGGCTCATCCGGCGG
- a CDS encoding LemA family protein, whose amino-acid sequence MKKGFAGIAIAVVALVIIFMMLGSSYNGFVNAEEDVDKAYAQIENQLQRRLDLIPNLVNTVKGYAAHEKEVIQSISDARARLAGARTPEEEATANTELSNALSRLLVVVENYPNLKADKQFTQLMDELAGTENRISVARKDYNEQVGSYNKRIKRFPGAIVANVTGFDEKEYFRADPAAEEAPEVDFGGNE is encoded by the coding sequence TTGAAAAAGGGTTTTGCAGGGATAGCGATTGCCGTTGTAGCCTTAGTCATCATTTTTATGATGCTGGGATCCAGCTATAATGGATTTGTAAATGCTGAGGAAGATGTGGACAAAGCGTATGCGCAGATCGAAAACCAGCTTCAGCGAAGGCTGGATCTGATCCCAAACCTCGTTAATACAGTCAAAGGATATGCAGCACATGAGAAGGAAGTCATCCAATCCATCTCTGATGCCAGGGCGAGGCTGGCAGGCGCAAGGACGCCGGAAGAAGAAGCGACGGCCAATACCGAGCTTTCAAATGCATTGAGCAGGCTGCTCGTTGTGGTCGAGAACTACCCGAATCTGAAGGCGGACAAGCAATTTACGCAGCTGATGGATGAACTTGCCGGAACAGAGAACCGGATATCGGTGGCACGCAAGGATTATAATGAGCAGGTAGGAAGCTACAACAAAAGAATTAAAAGGTTCCCCGGTGCGATTGTTGCCAATGTGACCGGCTTTGATGAGAAAGAATACTTCCGGGCCGATCCAGCTGCCGAAGAAGCGCCTGAAGTTGATTTTGGGGGCAATGAGTAA
- the ltrA gene encoding group II intron reverse transcriptase/maturase, whose translation MECNQTLIDRIVDTENLDLAFKKVKRNKGAAGVDEKDIEATRLYLRENGQEIIQLIREGKYKPQPVRRVEIPKANGGKRQLGIPTVTDRVIQQAVVQRLTPIFERQFSHFSYGFRPNKSAHQAIEQARQYIEEGYNFVVDMDLEKFFDRVQHDKLMSLIAKTISDKPTLKLIRRFLQAGVMVNGVVITNREGTPQGGPLSPLLSNIILNELDKELEKRGHKFVRYADDCNIYVKSIKAGERVKQGVTEFLERKLKLKVNEEKSAVGKPSARTFLGVSFYRTKTRVYVPKKSKQRLETKLLKLTNRNWGVSMTYRILKINQLIQGWGNYFKVGDIKSYAEDIDKHIRRRLRACLWKQWKKIKTKYKNLRKLGISRENARKSANTRKGYWRNSRNPVINAALSNKYWRQLGLKSLQVIIS comes from the coding sequence ATGGAATGTAACCAAACATTAATTGACCGTATCGTTGATACTGAAAACCTTGACCTTGCTTTTAAAAAGGTTAAACGAAACAAAGGAGCAGCAGGTGTCGATGAGAAAGATATAGAAGCTACTCGCCTATATTTGAGGGAAAATGGACAAGAGATTATTCAACTGATACGAGAAGGAAAATACAAACCTCAGCCAGTTAGAAGGGTTGAGATACCAAAAGCTAATGGTGGAAAACGACAACTTGGGATTCCTACTGTGACGGACCGAGTGATTCAGCAAGCCGTGGTTCAAAGGTTAACACCTATATTTGAAAGGCAGTTCAGCCACTTTAGTTATGGTTTTCGACCGAATAAGAGTGCACATCAAGCCATCGAACAGGCAAGACAATACATCGAAGAAGGCTACAACTTCGTTGTAGATATGGATCTAGAGAAATTCTTTGACCGAGTCCAGCATGATAAGCTCATGTCTCTGATAGCCAAGACCATCTCTGATAAACCGACACTTAAGCTTATCCGAAGATTTCTTCAAGCCGGGGTTATGGTGAACGGTGTGGTTATTACCAACAGAGAGGGGACTCCGCAAGGAGGTCCCTTAAGCCCTCTTCTCAGCAATATTATCCTTAATGAATTAGATAAGGAGCTGGAGAAAAGAGGACATAAATTTGTACGCTACGCAGATGACTGCAATATCTATGTTAAGAGCATTAAAGCTGGAGAGAGAGTTAAACAAGGAGTTACAGAATTTCTAGAGAGAAAATTAAAGCTAAAGGTCAACGAGGAGAAAAGTGCGGTGGGAAAGCCGAGTGCACGGACATTCTTAGGAGTGAGTTTCTATAGAACGAAAACCAGGGTGTACGTGCCAAAGAAATCAAAACAAAGGCTTGAAACCAAACTACTGAAGCTGACAAACCGTAACTGGGGAGTAAGTATGACTTACAGAATCCTTAAAATTAATCAACTCATCCAGGGGTGGGGGAACTATTTTAAAGTTGGGGATATAAAATCATACGCAGAGGATATCGATAAACATATCCGTCGTAGACTGAGAGCGTGCCTGTGGAAACAATGGAAAAAGATAAAGACCAAGTACAAAAACCTTAGGAAATTAGGTATCTCAAGAGAAAATGCACGGAAAAGCGCCAACACCCGAAAGGGTTATTGGCGCAACTCCCGAAACCCTGTAATTAATGCCGCCTTGAGCAATAAGTATTGGCGACAGCTAGGTTTAAAATCGTTACAAGTAATCATTTCATAA